Proteins from a genomic interval of Halomonas alkaliantarctica:
- a CDS encoding PLP-dependent aminotransferase family protein translates to MTRYEEVATVLRERIEHGIYRVGDRLPSIRAVCQELDVSISTVQEAYRQLMDVALIESRPKSGYFVLPSRVPSVLPSVSRPAQRPLDISQWDQVLELVATQRDDVRLLLGRGIPNFEYETLRPLSKILAGLHRSNDLHGFNYDKLSGSPELRQQVARLAIASGCLLHPDDIMVTTGCQEALSIALRTLTQPGDVVAVDSPSFYGTMQILKANGLKALEIPTDPQTGISLEALELALEQWPIRAIQVTPTYNNPLGYTMPEARKRALFQLAQRFDVAIIEDDIYGDLSFSLPRPRTVKSFDDDGRVMLCSGFSKTVGPGLRVGWLAPGRYRDQALHMKYVSTGASATLPQLAVAEFVAKGHYERHLRYATRQYQRQRDIMISWVQRYFPKGAGISYPQGSFLLWVELPAAVDCVRLNQRLAQRAIHVAPGSLFSASGKFRQCLRLNYAFTLTPAIEDAVRTVGEIATEMVEEAQAHEVVL, encoded by the coding sequence ATGACGCGCTATGAAGAGGTTGCTACTGTTTTGCGAGAGCGTATCGAGCACGGTATTTACCGTGTAGGCGACCGTCTGCCCTCCATTCGCGCAGTGTGCCAGGAACTGGACGTTAGCATTTCGACGGTTCAGGAGGCCTACCGCCAACTAATGGACGTTGCATTGATCGAGTCTCGACCAAAATCGGGCTACTTTGTGCTGCCTAGCCGCGTGCCATCGGTTCTGCCGTCAGTCTCACGACCTGCACAGCGTCCGCTGGATATTTCACAATGGGATCAAGTACTGGAGCTTGTTGCCACTCAGCGTGATGATGTGCGGCTGCTTCTAGGGCGAGGCATACCGAATTTTGAATATGAGACGCTGCGACCGCTGTCGAAAATACTTGCTGGCCTGCATCGCAGTAATGACTTACATGGGTTCAACTACGACAAGTTGAGCGGTAGCCCTGAACTTCGTCAACAGGTAGCGCGGTTGGCTATTGCATCCGGCTGCTTGCTACACCCAGATGACATCATGGTGACCACCGGCTGCCAGGAGGCACTCTCGATTGCGCTGCGCACGCTAACCCAGCCGGGTGATGTGGTGGCTGTCGACTCGCCCAGCTTTTACGGCACCATGCAGATACTCAAGGCCAACGGCTTAAAAGCGCTGGAGATACCCACCGACCCGCAAACGGGCATCAGTCTGGAAGCCTTGGAGCTGGCGCTGGAGCAGTGGCCGATCCGCGCGATACAGGTCACACCGACCTACAATAACCCACTGGGTTACACCATGCCCGAAGCACGCAAGCGGGCGCTTTTTCAGCTCGCCCAGCGTTTCGACGTGGCCATTATCGAAGACGATATCTACGGTGATTTGTCATTTAGCCTACCAAGACCGCGCACCGTGAAATCCTTTGATGACGATGGGCGAGTAATGTTGTGCAGCGGGTTTTCCAAAACAGTCGGGCCTGGGTTGCGGGTGGGCTGGCTGGCGCCAGGCCGCTATCGTGATCAGGCGCTGCATATGAAATACGTTTCAACCGGCGCCTCGGCCACGCTGCCGCAACTGGCGGTGGCGGAGTTCGTCGCCAAAGGCCACTACGAGCGCCACCTGCGCTATGCCACCCGCCAGTATCAGCGCCAGCGCGATATCATGATCAGTTGGGTGCAGCGCTACTTCCCAAAGGGCGCGGGTATCAGCTATCCACAGGGCAGCTTTTTGCTCTGGGTGGAGCTGCCCGCCGCGGTGGACTGTGTGCGCCTTAACCAACGCTTGGCGCAGCGTGCTATCCACGTAGCACCGGGCTCGCTGTTTTCCGCCTCCGGCAAGTTCCGCCAGTGCCTACGTTTGAACTATGCGTTTACGCTAACGCCTGCCATCGAAGACGCTGTGCGAACCGTGGGGGAAATCGCCACCGAGATGGTGGAAGAAGCACAGGCGCATGAGGTTGTCTTATAA
- a CDS encoding DUF1127 domain-containing protein, with protein MPRFSLTQLRYQLGLQMRQYRHYRRSRRQLLALDDRLLDDIGIDRTQALKEGHKAFWKHTPLDEGPYENR; from the coding sequence ATGCCACGCTTCAGCCTCACACAGCTTCGCTATCAGCTAGGTCTACAAATGCGTCAATACCGCCACTACCGTCGTAGCCGCCGCCAGTTACTGGCACTTGATGACAGGCTACTTGATGATATCGGTATTGACCGTACACAAGCGCTCAAAGAGGGACATAAAGCGTTTTGGAAGCATACACCACTCGATGAGGGGCCTTATGAAAACCGCTGA
- a CDS encoding PhzF family phenazine biosynthesis protein, with product MKTAEYYLLDVFTEQPFTGNPLAVFLEADGLSASTMQALANELNLAETVFLSSATETNHYPMRIFTPTRELPFAGHPTVGTAHLLRELGLVNHEQGIVLQPPIGKLVVNYEQDRATFQTAQPAMITDSTIDRTTAVELLGLDIHQVMGDPVIASFGLPYHLIELTDVAALESVRISTTIWDSAVMASSAVQIYLYVIEQQGGAETVVHSRMFCMHDSICEDPATGSAAAALTGYLASLQIDTLQCNIHQGVEMGRPSIIYTAANGEIKPGLVTVGGSANVVGKGEFYLER from the coding sequence ATGAAAACCGCTGAGTATTACCTACTCGACGTCTTTACCGAACAGCCGTTTACCGGCAACCCATTGGCCGTCTTTCTAGAGGCTGATGGGTTGTCAGCCAGTACCATGCAAGCGCTGGCTAATGAGCTTAACTTGGCCGAAACGGTGTTTTTAAGTTCTGCCACTGAAACGAATCACTACCCGATGCGGATCTTTACGCCAACTCGTGAACTACCTTTTGCAGGCCACCCCACGGTAGGCACCGCGCATCTGCTAAGGGAGTTGGGGTTAGTGAACCACGAGCAAGGCATTGTGCTCCAGCCTCCCATCGGCAAGTTAGTGGTTAATTATGAACAAGATAGAGCAACGTTTCAGACCGCCCAGCCCGCCATGATCACAGACAGCACTATTGATCGCACTACTGCCGTTGAGCTGCTGGGATTGGACATCCATCAGGTAATGGGTGATCCGGTGATTGCCTCCTTCGGGCTACCCTATCATTTGATAGAACTCACCGACGTGGCAGCGTTAGAGAGCGTGCGCATTTCTACAACCATTTGGGACAGTGCCGTTATGGCGAGCAGTGCCGTCCAAATTTACCTGTATGTGATTGAACAACAAGGCGGTGCAGAAACGGTAGTTCACAGCCGCATGTTTTGTATGCATGACAGCATTTGCGAAGACCCCGCCACAGGAAGCGCCGCAGCAGCATTGACCGGCTACTTAGCATCTCTTCAAATAGACACCTTGCAGTGCAATATTCATCAAGGTGTTGAGATGGGTCGGCCTAGTATTATCTACACTGCCGCCAATGGCGAGATCAAGCCCGGCTTGGTGACGGTGGGCGGTAGTGCAAACGTGGTGGGCAAAGGCGAGTTTTACCTGGAACGATAG
- a CDS encoding Hsp20/alpha crystallin family protein: MNTVVRSSNRAPLQQRGEEQRQLQTETLLPAVDIIEEPNALKLVADMPGVTQETLKVELDNNVLSLEGEIALDMPEGLSALHAEVRGQRFARRFNLSREVDGDAISATLVNGVLTLTLPKKDSHRTRRIEVQAA, encoded by the coding sequence ATGAATACCGTCGTTCGTTCATCTAATCGTGCCCCGCTTCAACAGCGTGGCGAGGAACAACGCCAACTGCAAACCGAAACCCTGCTGCCGGCGGTGGATATCATCGAGGAACCCAATGCCCTCAAGCTGGTGGCGGATATGCCTGGCGTGACACAGGAAACGCTGAAAGTAGAGCTCGACAACAACGTGCTGAGCTTAGAGGGTGAGATAGCCTTGGACATGCCTGAAGGGCTGAGTGCGCTGCATGCCGAGGTGCGTGGTCAACGCTTTGCGCGGCGTTTTAACCTCAGCCGAGAAGTGGACGGTGATGCGATTTCCGCGACTCTCGTCAATGGCGTGCTGACGTTAACGTTGCCCAAGAAAGATAGCCACCGCACGCGCCGTATCGAAGTGCAGGCGGCATAA
- a CDS encoding Hsp20/alpha crystallin family protein, with protein sequence MFDDIKRFETGLPSQFDWFSQLLDGFFPDGNAADIRAVPRGSFPMINVARSDDTVRVYVFAAGLAPSDLTIDVQDNVLTLRGKREPVMSSNDNGSTPPVFRRERAHGEFVRAIALPDGLDAERAEARHNHGVFEIVLPKREELKPRRIDVQVA encoded by the coding sequence ATGTTTGACGATATTAAGCGTTTCGAAACCGGTTTGCCTAGCCAGTTTGACTGGTTTAGCCAGTTGCTGGATGGCTTCTTTCCCGATGGCAATGCGGCGGATATTCGCGCTGTGCCGCGAGGCAGCTTCCCCATGATCAATGTCGCTCGCAGTGACGATACGGTCAGAGTGTATGTGTTTGCAGCGGGATTGGCGCCCTCGGATCTGACCATTGATGTTCAAGACAATGTGCTCACCCTGCGTGGCAAGCGTGAGCCTGTGATGAGCAGTAACGACAATGGAAGTACGCCCCCGGTATTCCGCCGTGAACGTGCCCACGGTGAGTTCGTGCGTGCCATCGCACTACCTGACGGCTTGGATGCCGAGCGGGCAGAGGCGCGCCATAACCATGGTGTGTTTGAGATCGTGCTGCCCAAGCGCGAGGAACTCAAACCGAGGCGTATAGATGTTCAAGTGGCCTGA
- a CDS encoding class I fructose-bisphosphate aldolase: MTDITALLGSDADSLLNHTCQGVRREDLHLPGPDFIDRVMADSDRSPAVLRNMQAFFNHGRLAGTGYLSLLPVDQGIEHSAGASFAPNPRYFDPANIVELALEGGCNGVASTLGVLSSVARRYAHKIPMMLKLNHNETLSHPAIYDQTLFADVDQAHDMGCVAVGATIYFGSHESRRQIMEISEAFERAHQLGMVTVLWAYLRNPAFKQDGTDYHVAADLTSQANHMAATLKADIVKQKLPENNGGYRAVGFGHTHDKVYSELTTDHPIDLARYQVANCFMGRAGLINSGGGSKGHSDLGEAVRTAVINKRAGGMGLISGRKAFQKPMQEGVELLHAIQDVYLSKDVTVA, encoded by the coding sequence ATGACCGATATAACTGCTTTGCTCGGCAGCGATGCCGATAGTTTGCTGAACCACACTTGTCAGGGTGTTCGACGAGAAGACTTACATCTTCCTGGTCCCGATTTCATTGATCGTGTGATGGCCGATAGTGATCGCAGTCCTGCGGTGTTACGTAACATGCAGGCGTTTTTCAATCATGGCCGTTTGGCGGGTACCGGTTACCTCAGCCTGCTGCCGGTAGATCAAGGCATTGAACACTCGGCGGGTGCCTCTTTCGCGCCTAATCCGCGCTACTTCGACCCGGCCAATATCGTTGAGTTGGCGCTCGAAGGTGGTTGCAATGGCGTGGCATCGACGCTGGGTGTTTTATCGTCGGTGGCGCGGCGCTATGCCCACAAGATCCCGATGATGCTCAAGCTTAACCATAACGAGACGTTGAGCCATCCAGCGATATACGATCAGACGCTATTTGCCGATGTAGACCAGGCCCACGACATGGGATGCGTGGCGGTGGGGGCGACGATTTACTTTGGCTCCCATGAGAGCCGTCGGCAAATCATGGAGATTAGCGAGGCCTTTGAGCGCGCCCACCAATTGGGAATGGTAACGGTGCTGTGGGCTTATCTGCGCAATCCTGCCTTCAAGCAGGACGGCACCGATTATCACGTCGCAGCCGATCTCACCAGCCAAGCTAATCATATGGCCGCGACCCTTAAGGCAGATATCGTCAAACAGAAATTGCCCGAGAATAACGGCGGCTACCGAGCGGTGGGTTTTGGGCATACCCACGATAAGGTCTACAGCGAACTGACTACTGACCATCCCATTGATTTGGCCCGCTACCAGGTCGCCAACTGCTTTATGGGCCGCGCGGGTTTAATTAATTCCGGCGGGGGCTCGAAAGGCCACTCCGATCTCGGCGAAGCGGTTCGTACGGCTGTGATCAATAAGAGAGCAGGCGGAATGGGCTTGATATCGGGGCGCAAGGCGTTTCAGAAACCGATGCAGGAAGGCGTTGAACTGCTGCATGCGATTCAGGATGTTTATTTGTCCAAAGACGTTACGGTTGCCTGA
- a CDS encoding nucleoside recognition domain-containing protein encodes MRIKIYHLLAGVICLLQDALRVYVTLLKILIPALLIVKGLELLGVIGWLGTVLAPLMSVLGLPEQLGVVWAAALFTNLYTAIAVFFQVVGETPLSVEQVTVLGALMLVGHSFPVEGAVAKRAGVPWWATLVLRVGGALLLAWLLHCFYAYFGLLQAPVELVWQPHLSTAPTLSSWAIAQLETIALIFVIILALIVLLKLLKRLGLERWIHLGLLPLLKLLGIGRSAANVTVIGFTLGLSYGAGLLIRDVQNGVLSKRDSTLALCFLGLCHSVIEDTLLILMLGADIAGILWARLLFAIIVTAMIARWPKTTVNNK; translated from the coding sequence ATGCGGATCAAAATTTACCATCTATTGGCTGGGGTAATTTGTTTATTGCAAGACGCGCTGCGCGTGTATGTGACACTGCTCAAGATCCTGATTCCGGCGTTGCTTATCGTCAAAGGGTTAGAGCTCTTAGGCGTTATTGGCTGGCTCGGAACGGTATTAGCACCCTTAATGAGCGTGCTCGGTTTGCCCGAGCAGTTGGGCGTTGTGTGGGCGGCGGCGCTCTTTACCAACTTGTACACCGCAATTGCGGTATTTTTCCAAGTTGTCGGTGAAACGCCTTTGAGTGTTGAGCAAGTAACGGTGCTGGGTGCGTTGATGCTGGTAGGGCATTCGTTTCCCGTTGAGGGAGCCGTTGCTAAGCGCGCTGGCGTACCTTGGTGGGCTACATTAGTCCTGCGTGTAGGTGGGGCTTTGCTGCTTGCTTGGCTCTTACACTGTTTCTATGCGTATTTTGGTTTGTTACAAGCACCTGTTGAACTGGTATGGCAACCACATTTATCGACAGCGCCTACGCTAAGCAGCTGGGCGATTGCACAGCTTGAAACAATAGCGCTTATTTTTGTGATTATTTTAGCGTTGATTGTGCTTCTAAAACTTTTAAAAAGACTGGGTTTGGAGCGCTGGATTCATCTTGGTCTACTACCGCTACTCAAGCTATTAGGCATTGGCCGCTCGGCAGCTAATGTGACGGTGATTGGGTTCACGCTAGGGCTAAGCTATGGCGCTGGATTGCTGATTCGTGATGTGCAAAATGGCGTTCTCAGTAAGCGTGATAGCACGCTTGCACTGTGCTTTCTCGGCCTCTGCCATAGCGTGATAGAAGACACGCTGCTGATCTTGATGCTGGGGGCTGATATAGCAGGTATCTTATGGGCACGGCTGCTGTTTGCCATTATTGTCACCGCGATGATTGCCCGTTGGCCCAAAACTACGGTGAATAATAAATAG
- a CDS encoding Lrp/AsnC family transcriptional regulator, which translates to MDAIDRRILHQLQRDSSLTNHALADEIGLSPSACLKRVNRLRDAGIIEREVALLNPNALGQCLHMVVEVTMERDNKLLYQRFLTSALSAPEVKQCYQVTGECDFVLIVTVADLDEYDRFCDRVLYSDDNMRKFRTLLSRKRHKFDTSVQLSR; encoded by the coding sequence ATGGACGCCATTGATCGACGAATTCTTCACCAGCTTCAGCGTGATTCCAGCCTGACCAATCATGCATTAGCGGATGAAATAGGACTTTCACCCTCTGCCTGTTTAAAGCGGGTTAATCGATTGCGCGACGCTGGAATCATTGAGCGGGAGGTGGCATTACTTAACCCCAACGCTCTAGGGCAGTGCCTTCACATGGTGGTGGAAGTCACCATGGAGCGGGATAACAAGTTGCTCTACCAGCGTTTTTTAACATCAGCGCTAAGCGCCCCTGAAGTAAAGCAGTGTTATCAGGTAACCGGCGAGTGTGATTTTGTATTGATCGTAACGGTGGCTGACTTAGATGAGTACGACCGTTTCTGCGATCGCGTACTTTATAGCGACGACAATATGCGTAAGTTCCGCACGCTACTGTCGCGTAAGCGGCATAAGTTTGATACATCCGTCCAGCTCAGCCGTTGA
- a CDS encoding TetR/AcrR family transcriptional regulator: MARTQDEIRQTNVKKILHAAEQLFAEKGYAGASMGEIAQLADIPKSNVHYYFSTKKALYQDVLLELLEVWKQDALCFELYDDPRVVLSTYIRAKMNHSRNRAHGSKVWAAEVMQGAPILKERLRDNLYEWAKLKESKIREWVESGQINPVEPSYLLYMIWASTQHYADFDYQIYLLNDDQPLDDLQFEKAVQSVTSVILRGIGLTA, encoded by the coding sequence GTGGCAAGAACCCAGGACGAAATTCGCCAGACCAACGTTAAGAAGATTCTACACGCGGCCGAGCAGCTGTTTGCCGAGAAAGGCTACGCAGGTGCCTCCATGGGGGAGATAGCCCAACTAGCCGATATTCCCAAGTCCAATGTGCACTACTACTTCTCTACTAAAAAAGCGCTCTACCAGGATGTGTTGCTAGAGCTTTTGGAGGTGTGGAAGCAGGACGCGCTGTGCTTTGAGCTCTACGATGATCCACGGGTGGTGCTCTCCACATATATTCGCGCCAAGATGAACCACTCCCGCAATCGCGCCCATGGCTCGAAAGTATGGGCTGCCGAAGTGATGCAGGGCGCACCCATTCTTAAAGAGCGCCTGCGCGACAACCTTTATGAATGGGCCAAGCTCAAAGAGTCGAAAATTCGCGAATGGGTCGAGTCGGGGCAAATCAATCCAGTCGAGCCTTCCTACCTTCTTTATATGATTTGGGCCTCCACCCAGCATTACGCCGACTTTGACTACCAAATCTACCTGCTTAATGACGACCAACCGCTGGATGACCTGCAGTTCGAAAAAGCTGTTCAGTCGGTGACCTCGGTGATTTTGCGCGGGATTGGACTGACGGCCTGA
- a CDS encoding CoA-acylating methylmalonate-semialdehyde dehydrogenase: MSVVSHLINGELVESKRTLDVTNPSTGKVIRQVADADAADVERAIAAAQAAFPAWRDTPPAKRAQVMYRFKQLLEDNANRLVQLVSEEHGKTPEDAMGELKRGIENVEYACGVPELLKGEYSHNVGPGIDAWSNFQPLGVVAGITPFNFPAMVPLWMYPMAIACGNTFILKPSEKDPSASMAVAELLQEAGLPKGVMNVIHGGREAVETLLDAKAVKAISFVGSTPVAEAIYSRGTAAGKRVQALGGAKNHAVVLPDADLENAANTLMGAAFGSCGERCMAISVAVCVGDETANRLVETLLPKIAQLKVGPGTQRDLDMGPLVTAEHRDKVLGYIEDGVQAGASLVADGRDLKVPGYEEGYFVGGCLFDNVTADMRIYQEEIFGPVLCVMRVGSLDDAMQLINEHEYGNGTCLFTRDGEAARRFTDAIEVGMVGVNVPLPVPVAYHSFGGWKRSLFGDLHAYGPDSVRFYTRRKAVSQRWPSVSEATQAEFSFPANQS; this comes from the coding sequence ATGAGTGTTGTTTCCCACCTGATTAACGGCGAGTTGGTTGAAAGTAAGCGCACACTGGATGTGACCAATCCCTCTACGGGCAAAGTGATTCGCCAAGTGGCTGACGCAGATGCTGCTGATGTCGAGCGTGCCATTGCCGCCGCCCAGGCGGCGTTTCCCGCCTGGCGCGATACGCCGCCCGCTAAGCGCGCCCAGGTGATGTACCGCTTTAAGCAGTTGCTTGAAGATAACGCTAACCGCTTGGTTCAACTGGTCAGCGAAGAGCACGGCAAAACCCCCGAAGACGCCATGGGCGAGCTCAAGCGTGGCATTGAGAACGTCGAGTACGCCTGTGGGGTGCCGGAGCTGTTAAAAGGCGAGTACTCCCACAACGTAGGGCCGGGCATCGATGCTTGGTCAAATTTTCAGCCTCTGGGCGTGGTCGCGGGCATCACCCCGTTTAACTTCCCCGCCATGGTGCCGCTGTGGATGTACCCCATGGCGATTGCTTGCGGTAATACCTTCATTCTCAAGCCGTCTGAGAAAGACCCTTCTGCCTCTATGGCTGTGGCCGAACTGCTTCAAGAAGCGGGGCTGCCTAAAGGCGTGATGAATGTTATTCACGGCGGGCGCGAAGCGGTGGAAACGCTGCTGGATGCCAAAGCGGTTAAAGCCATTTCCTTTGTCGGCTCAACGCCCGTAGCGGAAGCGATTTACTCGCGCGGTACCGCTGCAGGCAAGCGCGTTCAGGCGTTGGGTGGGGCGAAGAACCACGCCGTGGTACTGCCGGATGCTGATCTGGAAAACGCCGCCAATACCTTAATGGGCGCAGCGTTTGGTAGCTGCGGCGAGCGTTGCATGGCGATCTCGGTCGCGGTGTGCGTCGGTGATGAAACGGCCAATCGCCTAGTCGAAACCCTGCTTCCTAAAATCGCCCAGCTAAAAGTCGGCCCCGGCACCCAGCGGGATCTGGATATGGGGCCGCTGGTGACCGCTGAGCACCGCGATAAAGTTCTCGGCTATATTGAAGATGGTGTACAGGCTGGCGCGTCACTGGTCGCCGATGGCCGCGATCTGAAAGTCCCAGGCTATGAAGAGGGCTATTTCGTTGGTGGCTGCCTGTTTGATAACGTTACCGCTGACATGCGCATTTATCAGGAAGAGATCTTCGGGCCAGTGCTCTGCGTCATGCGGGTCGGTAGTCTGGACGACGCCATGCAGCTGATTAACGAGCACGAGTACGGCAACGGCACCTGCCTGTTTACCCGCGATGGCGAAGCCGCCCGCCGCTTTACCGATGCTATCGAGGTTGGCATGGTGGGGGTTAACGTACCGCTGCCCGTGCCCGTGGCCTACCACAGCTTTGGTGGCTGGAAGCGCTCGCTGTTTGGTGACCTGCACGCTTACGGCCCTGACTCAGTGCGCTTCTACACCCGCCGCAAAGCGGTTTCCCAGCGGTGGCCTTCGGTCAGCGAAGCGACGCAGGCGGAGTTCTCGTTCCCTGCCAATCAGAGTTGA
- a CDS encoding aspartate aminotransferase family protein, which translates to MFGIKSKTKPEASTSSMQESSSKTALNHHYWMPFSANRDFHANPRVVTGAEGRYYIDDQGRKLFDSLSGLWTCGAGHNREEIQKAVAAQLGSLDFAPGFQIGHPLGFKLAEKVASLTPEGLDHVFFTNSGSEAADTSVKMAKAYWRLKGKPEKTRMIGRAKGYHGVNIGGTSLGGIGGNRKHYGQLMDVTHLPHTLQAGHAFTHGQAETGAELADALLDQIALHDASTIAAVIVEPMSGSAGVIVPPKGYLNRLREICTAHDILLIFDEVITAFGRSGATTGAEAFGVTPDIMNVAKQITNGAIPMGAVIASSEIFDTFMHAGGPQHAVEFPHGYTYSAHPVACAAGLAALEMMERESFPAQVNAIAPTFEQKLHALKGRNHVVDIRNYGLAGAIQLTPRDSDPTIRPRDAHMALWEAGFYVRYGGDTLQFGPPFGTTEAELERLFDAVATTLDSLA; encoded by the coding sequence ATGTTTGGAATAAAAAGCAAAACGAAGCCTGAAGCATCGACTTCTTCTATGCAGGAGTCGTCTTCGAAAACGGCCCTTAATCACCACTATTGGATGCCGTTTAGTGCCAACCGCGACTTCCATGCCAATCCGCGTGTGGTTACAGGTGCCGAAGGGCGTTACTACATTGATGACCAGGGCCGTAAGCTATTCGACTCGCTTTCTGGGCTATGGACCTGCGGCGCGGGCCATAATCGCGAAGAGATTCAAAAAGCCGTAGCGGCGCAGCTAGGCAGCCTCGACTTTGCGCCTGGCTTTCAAATTGGCCACCCATTGGGATTTAAGCTGGCGGAAAAGGTGGCCAGCCTTACGCCAGAAGGGCTGGATCATGTGTTTTTCACCAACTCTGGGTCAGAAGCCGCGGATACCTCGGTCAAAATGGCCAAGGCTTACTGGCGGTTAAAAGGTAAACCCGAAAAAACCCGCATGATTGGCCGCGCCAAGGGCTACCATGGGGTGAATATCGGTGGAACCAGCCTGGGCGGGATTGGCGGCAATCGCAAACACTACGGTCAGTTGATGGACGTAACGCACCTGCCGCACACCCTTCAAGCGGGTCACGCTTTTACGCACGGCCAAGCGGAAACCGGTGCCGAACTTGCCGATGCATTGCTCGACCAAATTGCCCTACATGATGCCTCCACCATTGCCGCGGTGATTGTTGAGCCAATGTCAGGCTCGGCAGGGGTGATTGTACCGCCTAAAGGCTACCTGAACCGGCTGCGCGAGATCTGTACTGCTCACGACATCCTGCTGATTTTCGATGAAGTCATCACCGCTTTTGGCCGCAGCGGCGCCACCACCGGCGCGGAAGCGTTTGGCGTGACGCCGGATATTATGAATGTGGCCAAGCAGATCACTAACGGCGCCATCCCCATGGGCGCGGTGATCGCTTCCAGCGAAATTTTCGACACTTTTATGCATGCCGGTGGCCCCCAACACGCCGTTGAGTTTCCCCACGGTTACACCTACAGCGCCCACCCGGTAGCCTGCGCCGCGGGTCTGGCTGCGCTTGAGATGATGGAGCGTGAAAGCTTCCCCGCCCAGGTTAACGCCATCGCGCCTACCTTTGAGCAGAAGCTACACGCCTTGAAGGGCCGCAATCACGTTGTCGATATTCGTAACTACGGCTTAGCGGGTGCCATTCAGCTAACGCCCCGGGACAGCGACCCAACGATTCGCCCCCGGGACGCGCATATGGCGCTGTGGGAGGCGGGCTTCTACGTGCGCTACGGCGGCGATACGTTGCAGTTTGGCCCTCCCTTTGGCACCACCGAGGCTGAGCTGGAGCGCTTATTCGATGCGGTGGCCACTACCCTGGATTCGTTAGCCTAA